A genomic window from Brassica oleracea var. oleracea cultivar TO1000 chromosome C8, BOL, whole genome shotgun sequence includes:
- the LOC106308154 gene encoding homeobox protein knotted-1-like 6 isoform X1: MDGMYGFHPTCDYSDKPVMMMSQDNMMFPSDYQTLLCSSAGDNRVSDVFGLNELLSVAASAMSSEAASMGPEIRTNNGNVSLGVIKAKIACHPSYPRLLQAYMDCQKVGAPPDIAYLLEEIQRESHVYKQGVAPSSSCFGADPELDEFMETYCEILVKYKSDLARPFDEATTFLNKIEMQLRNLCTGVESARGLSEDGAVSSDEELSGGDEISQDGKQVCEDRDLKDRLLRKFGSGISSLKLEFSKKKKKGKLPREARQALLEWWSVHYKWPYPTEGDKIALADATGLDQKQINNWFINQRKRHWNQSENIPFA; encoded by the exons ATGGATGGAATGTACGGCTTTCATCCAACATGTGACTACTCAGATAAGCCGGTGATGATGATGTCACAGGATAATATGATGTTTCCTTCCGACTACCAAACCTTGCTTTGCTCCTCCGCCGGAGACAACCGCGTCTCCGATGTTTTCGGTTTGAACGAGCTACTCTCAGTAGCCGCCTCCGCTATGTCGTCCGAGGCTGCATCGATGGGTCCAGAGATCCGAACGAATAATGGTAACGTATCGCTCGGTGTCATCAAGGCTAAAATAGCTTGTCATCCTTCGTATCCACGGTTACTCCAGGCGTACATGGACTGTCAGAAG GTTGGAGCGCCGCCGGATATAGCGTATCTACTGGAGGAGATTCAACGGGAGAGCCATGTGTATAAGCAAGGCGTTGCTCCTTCATCATCTTGCTTCGGAGCTGATCCTGAGCTTGATGAATTCATG GAAACCTATTGCGAAATATTGGTGAAGTACAAATCGGATCTCGCGAGGCCGTTTGATGAGGCGACGACCTTTTTGAACAAAATTGAGATGCAGCTACGGAACCTATGCACTGGCGTGGAGTCTGCCAGGGGACTTTCGG AAGATGGTGCAGTTTCATCTGACGAGGAACTAAGTGGAGGCGATGAGATATCACAGGATGGGAAACAAGTATGTGAAGACCGTGATCTCAAGGACAGGTTGCTTAGAAAATTTGGAAGCGGTATAAGTTCTCTAAAGCTGGAGTTTTCAAAGAAGAAGAAGAAAGGAAAGCTACCAAGAGAAGCAAGACAAGCGCTACTCGAATGGTGGAGTGTTCACTATAAGTGGCCTTACCCTACC GAAGGTGATAAGATAGCGTTAGCTGATGCAACGGGGTTAGACCAAAAACAGATCAACAATTGGTTTATAAACCAAAGAAAACGTCATTGGAATCAGTCAGAGAATATCCCTTTTGCATGA
- the LOC106310759 gene encoding ubiquitin-40S ribosomal protein S27a-1-like: MQIFVKTLTGKTIILKVESSNNKRYKIKHRHKEVKLAVLQFYKVVGTGKVQRLRKECLSVSCGTGTFRFTGFYRTFMASHFDRHYCGKCGTTYVFK, encoded by the exons ATGCAGATCTTTGTGAAAACCCTAACGGGGAAGACGATAATCCTGAAGGTTGAATCATCAAACAATAAGCGTTATAAGATCAAGCACAGGCACAAGGAGGTGAAGCTCGCGGTTTTGCAGTTTTACAAGGTCGTTGGAACAGGGAAGGTTCAGAGGCTGAGGAAAGAGTGTCTTTCGGTAAGTTGTGGTACTGGAACTT TCCGGTTTACTGGCTTTTACAGAACTTTCATGGCTAGTCATTTCGATAGGCATTACTGTGGGAAGTGTGGAACCACTTATGTCTTCAAGTAA
- the LOC106308154 gene encoding homeobox protein knotted-1-like 6 isoform X2 produces the protein MDGMYGFHPTCDYSDKPVMMMSQDNMMFPSDYQTLLCSSAGDNRVSDVFGLNELLSVAASAMSSEAASMGPEIRTNNGNVSLGVIKAKIACHPSYPRLLQAYMDCQKVGAPPDIAYLLEEIQRESHVYKQGVAPSSSCFGADPELDEFMETYCEILVKYKSDLARPFDEATTFLNKIEMQLRNLCTGVESARGLSDGAVSSDEELSGGDEISQDGKQVCEDRDLKDRLLRKFGSGISSLKLEFSKKKKKGKLPREARQALLEWWSVHYKWPYPTEGDKIALADATGLDQKQINNWFINQRKRHWNQSENIPFA, from the exons ATGGATGGAATGTACGGCTTTCATCCAACATGTGACTACTCAGATAAGCCGGTGATGATGATGTCACAGGATAATATGATGTTTCCTTCCGACTACCAAACCTTGCTTTGCTCCTCCGCCGGAGACAACCGCGTCTCCGATGTTTTCGGTTTGAACGAGCTACTCTCAGTAGCCGCCTCCGCTATGTCGTCCGAGGCTGCATCGATGGGTCCAGAGATCCGAACGAATAATGGTAACGTATCGCTCGGTGTCATCAAGGCTAAAATAGCTTGTCATCCTTCGTATCCACGGTTACTCCAGGCGTACATGGACTGTCAGAAG GTTGGAGCGCCGCCGGATATAGCGTATCTACTGGAGGAGATTCAACGGGAGAGCCATGTGTATAAGCAAGGCGTTGCTCCTTCATCATCTTGCTTCGGAGCTGATCCTGAGCTTGATGAATTCATG GAAACCTATTGCGAAATATTGGTGAAGTACAAATCGGATCTCGCGAGGCCGTTTGATGAGGCGACGACCTTTTTGAACAAAATTGAGATGCAGCTACGGAACCTATGCACTGGCGTGGAGTCTGCCAGGGGACTTTCGG ATGGTGCAGTTTCATCTGACGAGGAACTAAGTGGAGGCGATGAGATATCACAGGATGGGAAACAAGTATGTGAAGACCGTGATCTCAAGGACAGGTTGCTTAGAAAATTTGGAAGCGGTATAAGTTCTCTAAAGCTGGAGTTTTCAAAGAAGAAGAAGAAAGGAAAGCTACCAAGAGAAGCAAGACAAGCGCTACTCGAATGGTGGAGTGTTCACTATAAGTGGCCTTACCCTACC GAAGGTGATAAGATAGCGTTAGCTGATGCAACGGGGTTAGACCAAAAACAGATCAACAATTGGTTTATAAACCAAAGAAAACGTCATTGGAATCAGTCAGAGAATATCCCTTTTGCATGA